Proteins from a genomic interval of Thamnophis elegans isolate rThaEle1 chromosome 2, rThaEle1.pri, whole genome shotgun sequence:
- the HOXC13 gene encoding homeobox protein Hox-C13, translating into MTTSLILHPRWADTFMYVYEENPNENSQTKIPAMEGLSGNCTTSHCRDLITHPVLSRHSGTIGTHQGSVYTEIPAPDAARQCPAPPASSNATLGYGYPFGGSYYGCRLSHSHNVNLQQKPCAYHPPEKYPEPSGSLPSEELSSRAKEFAFYPSFASSYQAVPGYLDVSVVPGISGHPEPRHDALLPMEGYQHWALSNGWDGQVYCAKEQSQSTHLWKSPFPDVVPLQPEVNSYRRGRKKRVPYTKIQLKELEKEYAASKFITKEKRRRISATTNLSERQVTIWFQNRRVKEKKVISKSKTSHLHAT; encoded by the exons ATGACGACTTCACTGATTTTGCATCCACGCTGGGCGGACACTTTCATGTACGTGTATGAGGAGAACCCGAATGAAAATAGCCAGACTAAAATCCCAGCCATGGAAGGGCTCAGTGGGAACTGTACAACGAGCCACTGCAGGGATTTAATCACTCACCCGGTTCTGAGTCGTCACTCCGGCACCATTGGGACTCACCAGGGTTCCGTTTACACGGAAATACCTGCTCCAGATGCAGCCAGGCAGTGTCCCGCGCCGCCCGCTTCTTCTAACGCCACCTTAGGCTACGGCTATCCCTTTGGAGGCAGCTACTACGGATGCCGCCTGTCCCATTCCCACAACGTGAACTTGCAACAGAAGCCTTGCGCCTACCACCCGCCTGAGAAATACCCCGAGCCCAGCGGCTCCCTCCCCAGCGAAGAACTATCCTCCCGGGCCAAAGAGTTTGCTTTTTACCCCAGCTTTGCCAGCTCCTACCAGGCGGTCCCTGGCTATTTGGACGTATCGGTGGTTCCAGGTATCAGTGGGCACCCCGAGCCAAGACACGACGCGCTGCTCCCCATGGAGGGGTACCAGCACTGGGCTCTTTCCAACGGCTGGGACGGGCAGGTTTACTGCGCGAAGGAGCAATCGCAGTCCACCCACCTCTGGAAGTCGCCTTTCCCAG ATGTGGTACCTCTTCAGCCAGAAGTGAACAGCTACCGTAGGGGCCGGAAGAAAAGGGTCCCTTACACGAAAATCCAGCTGAAAGAATTAGAAAAGGAGTACGCGGCCAGCAAGTTCATTACCAAAGAGAAGCGAAGAAGGATTTCCGCCACTACCAACCTTTCCGAGCGCCAGGTCACAATCTGGTTTCAGAATCGcagagtgaaagaaaaaaaggttatTAGTAAATCTAAGACATCCCATCTACATGCTACCTGA